From the genome of Nicotiana sylvestris chromosome 2, ASM39365v2, whole genome shotgun sequence, one region includes:
- the LOC138886139 gene encoding uncharacterized protein, whose product MWYSEGVKGKKGESILVDRELIELVVEVKHEALDEVVWGTPPTEKLFIGGDFNGHIGTSAGEVHGGFGFGDRNGRGTSLLDFARAFKLVIVNSILPKREEHLITFRSMVAKT is encoded by the exons ATGTGGTACTCCGAAGGTGTGAAAGGTAAGAAAGGAGAGAGTATTTTGGTGGATAGGGAGCTTATAGAGTTAGTGGTAGAGGTTAAACAT GAGGCGTTGGATGAGGTGGTGTGGGGTACTCCGCCTACAGAGAAGTTATttataggaggggatttcaatggtcatattgggacGTCTGCTGGTGAGGTGCATGGTGGCTTCGGCTTTGGGGATAGGAACGGAAGAGGAACTTCACTGCTGGATTTCGCTAGAGCTTTTAAGTTGGTGATTGTGAACTCTATTTTGCCGAAGAGGGAGGAGCATTTGATTACTTTCCGGAGTATGGTGGCTAAGACTTAG